A single genomic interval of Streptomyces sp. NBC_00663 harbors:
- a CDS encoding acyl carrier protein — protein MTTGNSDVHTWLTERVATYLRRAPKDIDTSVPLADYGLDSLTALAITADIEDEFEVTVDDALTWDHPTVDALSEALSELLGGRSETARTSEKQA, from the coding sequence ATGACCACTGGCAACAGCGACGTGCACACCTGGCTGACCGAGCGTGTGGCCACGTATCTGCGCCGTGCGCCCAAGGACATCGACACGTCCGTGCCGCTGGCCGACTACGGGCTGGACTCCCTGACGGCGCTGGCCATCACCGCCGACATCGAGGACGAGTTCGAGGTGACCGTCGACGATGCCCTGACCTGGGACCACCCGACGGTCGACGCGCTGAGCGAAGCCCTGTCCGAGCTGCTCGGCGGGCGGTCCGAGACGGCACGCACGAGCGAGAAGCAGGCCTGA
- a CDS encoding acyl-CoA dehydrogenase yields the protein MTTATTGLTPKRADELDHLLGSLSDPANPTGAAAILAADERTEMLAAGEARLHSYGLNAEFVPPELGGRLERADHVTEVMRTLYRRDPALGLGYGASSLIAAVTLWTAGAAPQKEHAARLLLDGRRIAIAFHELAHGNDMAGTEFEATAAPKGLRLSGRKEVVTNIARADAMVVLARTDPRSGPRSHSLVLVDRAGADPARLTDLPRFSTVGMRGVQLGGLRFDDLRVPASAVLGPVGSGLETALKALQITRTVLPAMATGILDTGLRLTVDHLSRRRLYGAPATALPHVRSVLAGVFADLLRAEAHGAVGARALHLVPGAASVYASAVKFEVSRLLLEAMDRLAELLGAHFYLREGPTALFQKLLRDLAPVGFGHIARAACQMSLLPQLPLLARRTWAGSGAEAPGGLYALGQPLPPLPYDRLALHAAGRDPIAGSLHALVDAPWAADHADLRDAGAADRTELAELAGVCGRLSPVELGVDARPEHYDLVTRYVRLLSRTACVQVWRHSEPGTFLADPAWLRAALHRSPRGAHRPGPLPAQAEDALLTELVDRHDTGRSFGLTARPLAV from the coding sequence ATGACCACCGCCACGACCGGCCTCACCCCCAAGCGCGCCGACGAACTCGACCACCTCCTCGGCAGCCTGTCCGACCCGGCCAACCCCACCGGCGCAGCCGCGATCCTCGCCGCCGACGAACGCACGGAGATGCTCGCCGCCGGAGAGGCCCGGCTGCACTCCTACGGACTCAACGCCGAGTTCGTCCCGCCCGAGCTCGGCGGACGTCTCGAACGGGCCGACCACGTCACCGAGGTGATGCGCACCCTCTACCGCCGCGACCCCGCGCTCGGCCTCGGCTACGGCGCCAGCTCGCTCATCGCCGCCGTCACCCTGTGGACCGCGGGCGCCGCACCCCAGAAGGAGCACGCCGCCCGTCTCCTCCTCGACGGCCGCCGTATCGCCATCGCGTTCCACGAGCTCGCGCACGGCAACGACATGGCCGGCACGGAGTTCGAGGCGACCGCCGCACCGAAGGGCCTGCGCCTGAGCGGCCGTAAGGAGGTCGTCACCAACATCGCGCGCGCAGATGCCATGGTCGTCCTCGCCCGCACCGACCCCAGGTCCGGTCCGCGCAGCCACTCCCTGGTCCTCGTCGACCGCGCGGGCGCCGACCCCGCCCGTCTGACCGATCTGCCGCGCTTCTCCACCGTGGGCATGCGCGGGGTCCAACTCGGCGGCCTGCGCTTCGACGACCTGCGGGTGCCCGCCTCCGCCGTCCTCGGGCCGGTCGGCTCCGGTCTGGAGACCGCGCTGAAGGCCCTCCAGATCACCCGCACCGTCCTGCCCGCCATGGCCACCGGCATCCTCGACACCGGACTGCGCCTCACCGTCGACCACCTCTCCCGGCGCCGGCTCTACGGAGCCCCCGCCACCGCCCTCCCCCACGTCCGCTCGGTGCTGGCCGGCGTCTTCGCCGACCTGCTGCGGGCCGAGGCGCACGGCGCGGTCGGTGCCCGCGCGCTGCACCTGGTGCCCGGGGCGGCGAGCGTGTACGCCTCGGCCGTCAAGTTCGAGGTGTCCCGACTGCTGCTGGAGGCCATGGACCGGCTCGCCGAACTCCTCGGCGCCCACTTCTATCTGCGCGAGGGCCCGACCGCGCTGTTCCAGAAGCTGCTGCGCGACCTCGCCCCCGTCGGCTTCGGGCACATCGCGCGGGCCGCCTGCCAGATGAGCCTGCTCCCGCAGCTCCCCTTGCTGGCCCGACGCACCTGGGCGGGGTCCGGCGCGGAGGCCCCCGGCGGCCTGTACGCCCTCGGGCAGCCGCTGCCGCCGCTGCCGTACGACCGGCTGGCCCTGCACGCCGCGGGCCGCGACCCGATCGCCGGTTCCCTGCACGCGCTGGTCGACGCGCCCTGGGCAGCGGACCACGCCGACCTGCGGGACGCCGGCGCCGCCGATCGCACGGAGCTGGCCGAACTGGCAGGTGTGTGCGGCCGGTTGTCACCGGTGGAGCTCGGGGTCGACGCCCGCCCCGAGCACTACGACCTCGTCACCCGCTACGTCCGCCTGCTGTCCCGCACCGCCTGTGTCCAGGTCTGGCGGCACTCCGAGCCGGGGACCTTCCTCGCCGACCCCGCCTGGCTGCGCGCCGCCCTGCACCGCTCGCCCCGAGGGGCACACCGGCCCGGTCCGCTGCCCGCCCAGGCCGAGGACGCGCTCCTCACCGAACTTGTGGACCGACACGACACCGGACGCTCCTTCGGCCTGACGGCAAGACCACTCGCCGTCTGA
- a CDS encoding acyl-CoA dehydrogenase family protein, which translates to MTTTADLESLLAGHEDDVLSPDTLAALDEREEFPDRAVRLLDDAGLPAHYVLTPDGDFSRTVRLLRTVARRDLTVAIAHGKTFLGAAPVWVAGTPDQAARLAERVRAGEAVCWGLTERDHGADLLASEFTAVAMADTGADGAGDTDRRSNGNGNDTGNSGSSSASGVGVGWRLTGEKWLINNATRSTLACVLARTDPAGGGRGFSLFLVDKNQLPQGSWRTLPKVRTHGIRGADISGFALADAPVPADALVGERGDGIAVVLKTLQLTRIACTALSLGAADHALRLARDFATGRELYGRRLADVPHVRRVLGRAAAAGLTVEAVSLLSARSVHTLPGELSVLSALTKAYVPTLTQQALASLGELLGVRGFLTSPPGGGFAKLERDHRICAIFDGSTVVNRTTLLHQMPRLARQLSRRRTDLAGLRAAADVTTPLPPFDPSRLTMLSVTGCSAVQALPELAARLRDQGPPQAGRLIDQVLTQIALLEGESAEFVPVAGGLPSSAFGLAEAYERAYAAAACLLLWLENPPLRTGRLGTDGLWLRACLTVLLGAEGGNATAVFDALADVVLTTPVTEFTLWGGAA; encoded by the coding sequence ATGACCACCACGGCGGACCTGGAATCCCTGCTCGCCGGCCACGAGGACGACGTCCTCTCCCCCGACACGCTCGCCGCCCTCGACGAGCGTGAGGAGTTCCCCGACCGCGCCGTCCGCCTCCTCGACGACGCCGGGCTGCCCGCCCACTACGTCCTCACCCCGGACGGCGACTTCAGCCGCACGGTACGGCTGCTGCGCACCGTCGCCCGCCGCGATCTGACCGTGGCCATCGCCCACGGCAAGACGTTCCTCGGGGCCGCCCCGGTGTGGGTGGCCGGCACCCCGGACCAGGCCGCGCGGCTCGCCGAGCGCGTACGCGCCGGTGAGGCGGTCTGCTGGGGGCTGACCGAGCGCGACCACGGGGCCGACCTGCTCGCGAGCGAGTTCACGGCCGTGGCCATGGCCGACACGGGCGCCGACGGCGCCGGCGACACGGACCGTCGTAGCAACGGCAACGGCAACGACACCGGCAACAGCGGCAGCAGCAGCGCCAGCGGTGTCGGTGTCGGCTGGCGGCTCACCGGCGAGAAGTGGCTCATCAACAACGCCACCCGTTCCACGCTCGCCTGTGTCCTCGCCCGCACCGACCCCGCGGGTGGCGGACGCGGCTTCAGCCTCTTCCTCGTGGACAAGAACCAGTTACCGCAGGGCAGTTGGCGCACCCTGCCGAAGGTCCGCACGCACGGCATCCGCGGCGCCGACATCAGTGGGTTCGCCCTCGCCGACGCCCCGGTGCCCGCCGACGCCCTCGTCGGTGAACGGGGCGACGGGATCGCCGTGGTCCTCAAAACGCTCCAGCTCACCCGTATCGCCTGCACCGCGCTCTCCCTCGGCGCCGCCGACCACGCCCTGCGGCTGGCCCGCGACTTCGCGACGGGACGCGAGCTGTACGGCCGCCGCCTCGCCGACGTCCCGCACGTACGGCGCGTCCTCGGCCGGGCGGCCGCCGCCGGGCTGACCGTCGAGGCCGTGAGCCTGCTCTCCGCCCGCTCGGTGCACACCCTGCCCGGTGAACTGAGCGTGCTCTCGGCCCTCACCAAGGCCTACGTCCCGACGCTCACCCAGCAGGCCCTCGCCTCCCTCGGTGAACTCCTCGGCGTACGCGGCTTCCTCACCTCACCGCCCGGCGGCGGCTTCGCCAAGCTGGAGCGCGACCACCGCATCTGCGCGATCTTCGACGGCAGCACGGTCGTCAACCGCACCACCCTCCTGCACCAGATGCCACGCCTGGCACGCCAGTTGAGCCGCCGCCGCACGGACCTCGCCGGCCTGCGAGCAGCCGCCGACGTCACCACCCCGCTGCCGCCCTTCGACCCCAGCCGTCTGACGATGCTGTCGGTCACGGGATGCAGCGCGGTGCAGGCCCTGCCCGAGCTGGCGGCGCGCCTGCGCGACCAAGGGCCACCGCAGGCCGGCCGCCTCATCGACCAAGTACTCACCCAGATCGCCCTTCTGGAAGGGGAGTCGGCCGAATTCGTCCCGGTCGCGGGCGGACTGCCCAGTTCGGCGTTCGGCCTTGCCGAGGCCTATGAGCGCGCCTATGCCGCTGCCGCCTGTCTCCTGCTGTGGCTGGAGAACCCGCCCCTGCGCACAGGCCGGCTCGGCACGGACGGGCTGTGGCTACGGGCCTGTCTGACGGTGCTGCTCGGCGCAGAAGGCGGCAACGCCACCGCTGTCTTCGACGCCCTGGCCGACGTCGTCCTCACCACCCCCGTCACGGAGTTCACCCTCTGGGGAGGCGCCGCATGA
- a CDS encoding fatty acyl-AMP ligase: protein MPELLTTLRERAARNPQQPAVTFVSDFSHIRQTVRNRAELDLHSRRIASWLQERLSPGDRALLLYSPGIEFTTAFSACVHAGVIAVPAPLPGRYRHERRRLAAIAHDAGVRAVLTQRGDLQDVEKWIAEEGVVDAVCHPTDDGDGDPAAWTPPDVSPDTLALLQYTSGSTGDPKGVMVTHGNLVANVDRMVRMFGNDSGTTYGGWIPLYHDMGLIGLMLPGLLCGNGYVQMDPMSFLRRPYHWLRMLDACDVDFTAAPDFGYEMCVRRVTDEQLATLDLSRLKAANGSEPVRADVVTAFTERFAPAGLRPEAFIPVYGLAEATLMASGTSGRPPLRTAVDAAALENRRLRPATGTQPSRVLVGCGTPCGSDALIVDPDTGDALPDGRIGEIWLDGPCVTAGYWENDAATDATFHARTSDGRGPFLRTGDLGALLDGDLYITGRCKDVLVVHGRNLHPADIEYELRSQHEELEGLHGAVFMVGHDDGVDTTPAIVAVHEIRAHWGAERLGEIAVAMKQTVAREFGVPVAAVALVRPAGVRRTTSGKVQRSAMRALYLDGELDTLHLAEDPLLSAALTDGRRRSAR from the coding sequence GTGCCAGAATTACTCACGACGCTCCGGGAACGGGCAGCGCGTAATCCGCAGCAGCCGGCCGTGACCTTCGTTTCGGACTTCAGCCACATCAGACAGACAGTGCGCAACCGTGCGGAACTCGATCTGCATTCCCGGCGCATCGCCTCCTGGCTCCAGGAGCGGCTTTCGCCAGGAGACCGGGCACTGCTCCTCTACTCCCCCGGGATCGAGTTCACCACCGCTTTCTCCGCCTGTGTCCACGCCGGCGTCATCGCCGTCCCCGCCCCGCTGCCGGGCCGCTACCGGCACGAGCGCCGCAGGCTCGCCGCCATCGCCCACGACGCCGGTGTGCGCGCCGTCCTGACCCAGCGCGGCGACCTCCAGGACGTCGAGAAGTGGATCGCCGAGGAAGGCGTCGTCGACGCGGTCTGCCACCCGACCGACGACGGGGACGGAGACCCGGCCGCCTGGACCCCGCCCGACGTCTCGCCCGACACCCTGGCCCTGCTCCAGTACACCTCGGGTTCGACCGGCGACCCCAAAGGCGTCATGGTCACCCACGGCAACCTGGTCGCCAACGTCGACCGCATGGTCCGCATGTTCGGCAACGACAGCGGCACGACCTACGGCGGCTGGATACCCCTGTACCACGACATGGGACTGATCGGCCTGATGCTGCCCGGCCTCCTGTGCGGAAACGGGTACGTCCAGATGGACCCCATGTCCTTCCTGCGCCGCCCCTACCACTGGCTGCGCATGCTGGACGCCTGCGACGTCGACTTCACCGCCGCACCCGACTTCGGATACGAGATGTGCGTACGCCGGGTCACCGACGAGCAGCTCGCCACGCTCGACCTGTCCCGGCTCAAGGCGGCCAACGGCTCGGAGCCCGTCCGCGCCGACGTGGTCACCGCCTTCACCGAGCGGTTCGCCCCGGCGGGACTGCGTCCCGAGGCGTTCATCCCGGTGTACGGCCTGGCGGAGGCGACGCTCATGGCCTCCGGCACCTCCGGTCGGCCGCCCCTGCGCACCGCGGTCGACGCCGCCGCGCTGGAGAACCGGCGGCTGAGGCCCGCCACCGGCACGCAGCCGTCCCGCGTCCTCGTCGGATGCGGCACGCCGTGCGGATCCGACGCCCTGATCGTCGACCCCGACACCGGCGACGCCCTCCCCGACGGCCGCATCGGTGAGATCTGGCTCGACGGCCCCTGCGTCACCGCCGGTTACTGGGAGAACGACGCCGCCACCGACGCCACGTTCCACGCCCGCACGAGCGACGGACGCGGCCCGTTCTTGCGCACCGGCGACCTCGGCGCCCTGCTCGACGGCGACCTGTACATCACCGGCCGGTGCAAGGACGTCCTCGTCGTGCACGGACGCAACCTGCACCCCGCGGACATCGAGTACGAACTGCGCTCCCAGCACGAGGAGTTGGAAGGCCTGCACGGGGCCGTCTTCATGGTCGGGCACGACGACGGCGTGGACACCACCCCCGCCATCGTCGCCGTGCACGAGATCCGCGCCCACTGGGGCGCCGAACGGCTCGGCGAGATCGCCGTCGCCATGAAGCAGACCGTCGCCCGCGAGTTCGGCGTACCGGTCGCCGCGGTCGCCCTCGTCAGGCCCGCCGGTGTCCGCCGCACCACCAGCGGCAAGGTGCAGCGCTCCGCGATGCGCGCCCTCTACCTCGACGGTGAACTGGACACCCTGCACCTCGCCGAGGACCCGCTGCTCAGCGCCGCCCTCACCGACGGCCGGCGGAGGAGCGCGCGATGA
- a CDS encoding ABC transporter ATP-binding protein — MHNPTASVVAVQGLQKKFKERHALRGVDLELNPGELHGLLGPNGAGKTTLVRILTTLLQSDSGHAFVNGWNVATEPEKVRSTIGLAGQYSTVDGLLTGFENLYLIAKLRGVGRRTARRLAADLLSRFRLDEVAGRTAGTYSGGMRRRLDLAAALVGSPPLVVLDEPTTGLDPESRLDTWEAVGELVDGGTTILLTTQYLEEADRLADRITVIDRGQVVAQGTSDELKAAAGNRLVVCVAEEHQLDAAARAVREATGATPTVDRRARRVEAAAADGRAALSRALTTLEGERAEVLEIGLSRCTLDDVFLGLTGRPRRETAQ; from the coding sequence GTGCATAACCCAACCGCGTCAGTCGTCGCCGTACAGGGACTACAGAAGAAATTCAAGGAGCGTCATGCCTTACGTGGCGTTGATCTGGAGTTGAATCCAGGTGAATTGCACGGGCTGCTGGGGCCGAACGGAGCGGGAAAGACCACGCTGGTAAGGATTCTTACCACCCTCCTTCAGTCGGATTCCGGCCACGCTTTCGTGAATGGCTGGAATGTGGCGACCGAACCGGAGAAAGTACGCTCCACTATCGGACTGGCTGGCCAGTATTCGACGGTCGACGGCCTGCTGACCGGGTTCGAGAACCTCTATCTCATCGCGAAACTGCGCGGCGTGGGCCGCCGTACGGCCCGCCGCCTGGCGGCTGACCTGCTGTCCCGGTTCCGGCTCGACGAGGTGGCGGGGCGTACGGCCGGGACCTACTCGGGCGGGATGCGTCGGCGGCTGGATCTGGCCGCCGCCCTCGTCGGTTCTCCGCCACTGGTCGTCCTGGACGAGCCGACGACCGGGCTCGACCCCGAGAGCCGCCTCGACACCTGGGAGGCGGTCGGGGAACTGGTCGACGGCGGCACCACCATTCTGCTGACCACCCAGTACCTGGAGGAGGCGGACCGCCTCGCCGACCGGATCACCGTGATCGACCGGGGGCAGGTCGTGGCGCAGGGCACCAGCGACGAGTTGAAGGCGGCCGCGGGCAACCGGCTCGTCGTGTGTGTCGCCGAGGAGCACCAGCTCGACGCGGCGGCACGGGCCGTACGGGAGGCCACCGGTGCCACCCCGACGGTGGACCGTCGTGCCCGGCGTGTGGAGGCGGCCGCCGCCGACGGTCGGGCCGCACTGAGCCGTGCCCTGACCACACTTGAGGGCGAGCGGGCCGAGGTGCTGGAGATCGGGCTCAGCCGCTGCACCCTCGACGACGTGTTCCTCGGCCTGACCGGCCGCCCCCGGCGGGAGACGGCGCAATGA
- a CDS encoding ABC transporter permease has product MTASTQVRAAHGPRRRAPATGPALTRARRDPVLRVFAESADLALRNLLHLRRTPALLITSLVEPVVYAALIGYVFGDSLGGPAYRSYLVGGLLAQTVAFTTTYTTVGLARDLEQGMVDRFRALPISRVSLLFGRTTSDLATCAASVAVTTTCGLLMGWRAHTGPFEVAAGFLLALLFSFAMSWIGVFVALIAPNTQVAGSLGLIWLFPATFVSSAFVSGSSLPGPLSTLAAWNPITSLAGALRHFFGNPPPPGFQVPHDWPARHPALYTAACSALLIAVFVTLSTWRHRTRTSH; this is encoded by the coding sequence ATGACGGCGTCCACCCAGGTGCGCGCCGCCCATGGCCCGCGTCGGCGGGCACCGGCGACCGGCCCCGCCCTCACCCGCGCCCGGCGCGATCCCGTCCTGCGGGTGTTCGCCGAGAGCGCCGACCTCGCCCTGCGTAATCTGCTGCATCTACGACGCACGCCGGCGCTGCTGATCACCTCCCTGGTGGAGCCGGTCGTGTACGCCGCGCTCATCGGGTACGTCTTCGGCGACAGTCTGGGCGGCCCGGCCTACCGCTCGTACCTGGTGGGCGGGCTGCTCGCCCAGACGGTGGCCTTCACCACCACGTACACCACGGTCGGGCTCGCCAGGGACCTGGAACAGGGCATGGTCGACCGCTTCCGCGCGCTGCCGATCTCCCGCGTGTCCCTGCTGTTCGGCCGCACCACGTCCGACCTGGCCACGTGTGCGGCGAGCGTGGCCGTCACCACCACCTGCGGGCTGCTGATGGGCTGGCGTGCCCACACCGGCCCGTTCGAGGTGGCCGCCGGGTTCCTGCTGGCGCTGCTGTTCTCGTTCGCGATGTCCTGGATCGGCGTGTTCGTCGCCCTCATCGCGCCCAACACCCAGGTGGCGGGCAGCCTCGGACTGATCTGGCTCTTCCCGGCGACCTTCGTGTCCTCCGCGTTCGTCTCCGGTTCCTCCCTGCCGGGCCCCCTTTCCACCCTGGCCGCCTGGAACCCGATCACCTCGCTCGCGGGCGCCCTGCGCCACTTCTTCGGCAACCCGCCCCCACCGGGCTTCCAGGTCCCGCACGACTGGCCCGCCCGGCACCCCGCGCTGTACACGGCGGCCTGCTCGGCGCTGCTGATCGCGGTCTTCGTCACGCTGTCGACCTGGCGCCACCGCACCCGTACGAGCCACTGA
- a CDS encoding LLM class F420-dependent oxidoreductase → MTVPTLRLGLNLGYWVGGNDASNLPLASLAEDLGYSAVWVSEAYGSDAVTLLSWIAARTTRIDVGSAVLQIPARSPAMTAMTAATLDTLSGGRFRLGLGVSGPQVSEGWHGVRFGSPLGRTREYVDLVRRALRREPLEYTGRHFTLPLPDGPGKALALTIRPQRERIPVYLAALGPKNLELAGEIADGWLPVFFSPAHADRQLAPLRAGLAKAGRTLDGFDIAPGVPLVTGPDWRACARRVRGYAALYLGGMGGREDNHYTRLAERMGFGAEARAVQERFLAGDYPGAMAAVPLAFLDATSLLGPRDRIAERMTAFAEAGATTLNVMPVGPGLPGPDRAAAALRIAVEAAELAGLLASDPHPGTPRPQRPHQAPHSQGETPAHDRV, encoded by the coding sequence ATGACCGTCCCCACCCTGCGCCTCGGCCTCAACCTCGGCTACTGGGTCGGCGGCAACGACGCCTCCAACCTCCCGCTGGCCTCCCTCGCCGAGGACCTCGGCTACTCGGCGGTGTGGGTCTCGGAGGCCTACGGATCCGACGCCGTCACCCTGCTGTCCTGGATCGCCGCCCGCACCACCCGTATCGACGTCGGCAGCGCCGTCCTCCAGATCCCGGCCCGTTCGCCCGCCATGACGGCGATGACCGCCGCGACCCTCGACACCCTGTCCGGCGGACGGTTCAGGCTCGGCCTCGGCGTGTCCGGCCCCCAGGTCTCCGAGGGCTGGCACGGCGTCAGATTCGGCTCCCCGCTGGGCCGTACCCGGGAGTACGTGGACCTCGTGCGTCGCGCACTGCGCCGCGAGCCCCTGGAGTACACGGGCCGGCACTTCACGCTGCCGCTGCCGGACGGCCCCGGAAAGGCACTCGCGCTGACCATCCGGCCGCAGCGCGAGCGGATCCCCGTCTACCTCGCCGCCCTCGGCCCGAAGAACCTTGAGCTGGCCGGGGAGATCGCCGACGGCTGGCTTCCGGTGTTCTTCTCACCCGCCCACGCGGACCGGCAGCTGGCACCGCTCCGGGCCGGCCTCGCGAAGGCGGGGCGCACCCTCGACGGGTTCGACATCGCCCCCGGAGTACCCCTGGTCACCGGCCCCGACTGGCGGGCCTGCGCACGCCGGGTGCGGGGATACGCCGCGCTGTACCTGGGCGGCATGGGCGGGCGGGAGGACAACCACTACACCCGGCTGGCCGAGCGCATGGGGTTCGGCGCCGAGGCCCGTGCCGTCCAGGAGCGGTTCCTGGCCGGTGACTATCCCGGCGCCATGGCCGCCGTACCGCTCGCATTCCTCGACGCCACCTCGCTGCTCGGGCCGCGGGACCGGATCGCCGAGCGGATGACGGCGTTCGCCGAAGCCGGAGCCACCACGCTCAACGTCATGCCGGTCGGCCCCGGCCTGCCCGGCCCGGACCGTGCCGCCGCGGCACTGCGCATCGCCGTCGAGGCCGCGGAACTCGCCGGTCTCCTCGCATCCGACCCGCACCCCGGAACGCCTCGCCCCCAACGCCCGCACCAAGCACCCCACTCACAAGGAGAGACCCCCGCCCATGACCGCGTATGA
- a CDS encoding thioesterase II family protein, translated as MTAYDTTKLICLPYAGAGASIYRPWTALAGDAMEIVALQLPGRERLIDQEPHRDAHQAVDGLLAQLREKLADNGGRVALFGHSLGAVLAYELAHRLAAEPGLELVHLFVSGSPEPAQGRERRATGLSDEEFLAQVGEFAGYHHPALDDPEMREMILPALRADVEMHENYTPSTVLPLDAPLTVVRGEDDDLVTYDDAESWSKVAGRDFEHVEVPGGHMYLTDTAPALVRLIVSTVL; from the coding sequence ATGACCGCGTATGACACGACCAAACTGATCTGCCTGCCCTACGCCGGAGCGGGTGCCTCCATCTACCGGCCCTGGACGGCCCTTGCCGGGGACGCGATGGAGATCGTCGCCCTGCAACTGCCGGGCCGCGAACGGCTGATCGACCAGGAGCCGCACCGGGACGCGCACCAGGCCGTCGACGGACTCCTGGCCCAGCTGCGGGAGAAGCTCGCCGACAACGGGGGAAGGGTGGCCCTGTTCGGGCACAGCCTCGGCGCGGTGCTCGCCTACGAACTCGCCCACCGACTGGCCGCCGAGCCCGGCCTCGAACTGGTCCACCTGTTCGTGAGCGGATCACCGGAGCCGGCCCAGGGGCGCGAGCGGCGCGCCACCGGTCTGTCCGACGAGGAGTTCCTCGCCCAGGTCGGCGAGTTCGCCGGCTACCACCATCCCGCGCTGGACGACCCGGAGATGCGCGAGATGATCCTGCCCGCCCTGCGCGCGGACGTCGAGATGCACGAGAACTACACGCCCTCCACCGTCCTCCCGCTGGACGCCCCGCTCACGGTCGTCCGCGGCGAGGACGACGACCTCGTCACCTACGACGACGCCGAGTCCTGGAGCAAGGTCGCCGGCCGGGACTTCGAGCACGTCGAGGTCCCCGGCGGACACATGTACCTCACCGACACCGCGCCCGCGCTGGTCCGACTCATCGTCTCGACAGTCCTGTAG
- a CDS encoding SDR family oxidoreductase — protein sequence MRLDGKSVLITGAARGLGRATALACAAEGADLTLLDICADLPGVPYPLGTPGQLAHTAALCREAGAAVLTAETDIRDLRAVREAVTRAEDRFGRIDVAVNNAGIAAPSGRPVHEIDEEEWSLMIDVDLSGAWRVIREVGKAMSARRAGSIVNVASTAGLVGYRHFAGYVAAKHAVVGLTKAAALDYAPTKVRVNAVCPGSVRDDARAEGRMLAEIARALDVPVHEHEKTFVEAQPMNALIEPEDVAAAVVFLASDESRQITGSVLTVDGGFSIR from the coding sequence ATGCGACTGGACGGCAAGTCGGTCCTCATCACCGGCGCCGCCCGCGGACTCGGCCGCGCCACCGCGCTCGCCTGTGCCGCCGAAGGCGCCGATCTCACCCTGCTGGACATCTGCGCCGACCTGCCCGGCGTGCCCTACCCGCTGGGCACCCCGGGCCAGTTGGCGCACACGGCCGCGCTGTGCCGGGAGGCGGGCGCGGCCGTCCTCACCGCCGAGACCGACATCCGCGACCTGAGGGCCGTACGGGAGGCGGTGACCCGGGCCGAGGACCGGTTCGGCCGGATCGACGTCGCCGTCAACAACGCGGGCATCGCCGCGCCCTCGGGCAGGCCGGTGCACGAGATCGACGAGGAGGAGTGGTCCCTGATGATCGACGTGGACCTCTCCGGCGCCTGGCGGGTGATCCGCGAGGTCGGCAAGGCGATGAGCGCCCGGCGCGCCGGCAGCATCGTCAACGTCGCCTCCACCGCGGGCCTCGTCGGCTATCGGCACTTCGCCGGGTACGTCGCCGCCAAGCACGCCGTCGTCGGACTGACCAAGGCGGCGGCGCTCGACTACGCGCCGACGAAGGTGCGCGTGAACGCGGTGTGCCCGGGATCGGTGCGCGACGACGCGCGGGCCGAGGGCCGGATGCTCGCCGAGATCGCCAGGGCGCTCGACGTACCGGTGCACGAACACGAGAAGACCTTCGTCGAGGCGCAGCCGATGAACGCGCTCATCGAGCCCGAGGACGTCGCCGCCGCGGTGGTCTTCCTCGCCTCGGACGAGTCCCGGCAGATCACCGGATCGGTCCTGACCGTGGACGGCGGGTTCAGCATCCGCTGA